The Streptomyces sp. NBC_00440 genome contains a region encoding:
- a CDS encoding Gfo/Idh/MocA family protein, which produces MTRKTVRIAMNGVTGRMGYRQHLVRSLLAIREEGGLDLGDGTVLWPEIVLIGRREHALRAMAEKHGLDHWSTDLDAVLADPAVDIYFDAQVTSAREEALRKAIAAGKHIYTEKPTATGLDGALELARLAGAAGIKHGVVQDKLFLPGLLKLKRLIDGGFFGKILSVRGEFGYWVFEGDWQEAQRPSWNYRAEDGGGIVVDMFPHWEYVLHELFGRVTSVQALATTHIPQRWDERSEPYEATADDSAYGIFQLESGAVAQINSSWAVRVNRDELVEFQVDGTEGSAVAGLRNCRVQHRSSTPKPVWNPDLPATHAFRDQWQEVPDNGDFGNGFKVQWELFLRHIALDEPYHWDLLAGARGVQLAELGLKSSAEGRRLDVPEITL; this is translated from the coding sequence GTGACACGTAAGACAGTGCGGATCGCCATGAACGGCGTGACCGGCCGGATGGGCTACCGCCAGCACCTGGTGCGCTCCCTCCTCGCGATCCGCGAGGAAGGCGGCCTGGACCTCGGCGACGGCACGGTGCTCTGGCCCGAGATCGTCCTGATCGGCCGGCGTGAGCACGCCCTCCGGGCGATGGCCGAGAAGCACGGGCTCGACCACTGGTCCACCGACCTCGACGCCGTCCTGGCCGACCCGGCCGTCGACATCTACTTCGACGCCCAGGTCACCTCCGCCCGTGAAGAGGCACTGCGGAAGGCCATCGCCGCCGGGAAGCACATCTACACGGAGAAGCCGACCGCCACCGGCCTCGACGGCGCGCTGGAGCTGGCGCGGCTGGCCGGGGCCGCCGGGATCAAGCACGGCGTGGTCCAGGACAAGCTGTTCCTGCCGGGCCTGCTGAAGCTCAAGCGGCTCATCGACGGCGGCTTCTTCGGCAAGATCCTCTCCGTCCGGGGCGAGTTCGGCTACTGGGTCTTCGAGGGCGACTGGCAGGAGGCGCAGCGCCCCTCGTGGAACTACCGGGCGGAGGACGGCGGCGGCATCGTCGTGGACATGTTCCCGCACTGGGAGTACGTCCTGCACGAGCTGTTCGGCCGCGTCACCTCCGTACAGGCGCTCGCCACCACGCACATCCCGCAGCGCTGGGACGAGCGGTCCGAGCCGTACGAGGCGACCGCCGACGACTCCGCGTACGGCATCTTCCAGCTGGAGAGCGGTGCGGTCGCCCAGATCAACTCCTCCTGGGCGGTGCGGGTCAACCGCGACGAGCTGGTCGAGTTCCAGGTCGACGGCACGGAGGGCTCGGCCGTGGCGGGACTGCGCAACTGCCGTGTACAGCACCGCAGTTCCACTCCGAAGCCGGTCTGGAACCCGGATCTGCCCGCCACTCACGCGTTCCGCGACCAGTGGCAGGAGGTCCCGGACAACGGCGACTTCGGCAACGGCTTCAAGGTCCAGTGGGAACTCTTCCTGCGCCACATCGCACTCGACGAGCCCTACCACTGGGACCTGCTGGCCGGTGCGCGCGGTGTGCAGCTCGCCGAGCTGGGGCTGAAGTCCTCCGCCGAGGGCCGCCGTCTCGACGTTCCGGAGATCACGCTGTGA
- a CDS encoding LacI family DNA-binding transcriptional regulator has product MTATLSDVAARARVSPATVSRVLNGNYPVAAATRERVLAAVNELDYVLNGPASSLAAATSDLVGILVNDIADPFFGIMAGAAQSEISGQEGSGRAGGEKLAVVCNTGGSPERELTYLTLLQRQRAAAVVLTGGAIEDPEHTAAVSAKLAKLTGAGTRVVLCGRPSIPGSESTVTALPFDNRGGGQRLTEHLLTLGHRRIGYVAGPAERTTTRDRLAGHRLAMAAAGLPDGRAALTVHGPYDRRSGYHATLELLGREPGLTAIVAANDTVALGACAALREKGLRIPQDVSVAGFDDLPFSVDAVPALTTVRLPLYEAGARAGRLAMGREAVPKGGVAVVRGELVTRASTAPPGR; this is encoded by the coding sequence ATGACGGCGACCCTCTCGGATGTCGCGGCCCGCGCACGGGTGTCCCCGGCGACGGTGTCCCGGGTGCTCAACGGCAACTACCCGGTGGCGGCGGCCACCCGGGAGCGCGTGCTGGCGGCCGTGAACGAGCTGGACTACGTACTGAACGGCCCGGCGAGCTCACTCGCCGCCGCCACGTCCGACCTGGTCGGCATCCTCGTCAACGACATCGCCGACCCGTTCTTCGGCATCATGGCGGGCGCCGCCCAGTCGGAGATCAGCGGCCAGGAGGGCAGCGGGCGCGCGGGCGGCGAGAAGCTGGCGGTCGTCTGCAACACCGGCGGCTCCCCGGAGCGCGAACTCACCTACCTCACGCTCCTCCAGCGCCAGCGCGCCGCCGCGGTCGTGCTGACCGGCGGCGCCATCGAGGACCCGGAGCACACCGCGGCGGTCTCCGCGAAGCTCGCGAAACTCACCGGCGCGGGAACGCGTGTGGTGCTCTGCGGGCGCCCGTCGATCCCCGGCAGCGAGTCCACGGTGACCGCGCTGCCCTTCGACAACCGGGGCGGCGGACAGCGGCTCACCGAGCATCTGCTGACCCTGGGGCACCGGCGGATCGGTTACGTGGCCGGCCCCGCAGAACGGACGACGACCCGCGACCGCCTGGCGGGCCACCGGCTGGCCATGGCGGCGGCCGGCCTGCCCGACGGCCGGGCGGCGCTCACGGTCCACGGCCCCTACGACCGCCGCTCCGGCTACCACGCCACCCTCGAACTGCTGGGCAGAGAGCCGGGGTTGACCGCGATCGTGGCGGCGAACGACACGGTGGCACTGGGGGCGTGCGCGGCGCTGCGGGAGAAGGGGCTGCGGATTCCTCAGGACGTCTCGGTGGCCGGTTTCGACGATCTGCCGTTCTCGGTGGACGCCGTACCGGCGCTGACGACGGTGCGACTGCCGCTGTACGAGGCGGGGGCGCGGGCCGGACGGCTGGCGATGGGCCGCGAGGCGGTGCCGAAGGGTGGGGTCGCGGTGGTACGCGGCGAACTGGTCACCCGGGCGTCGACGGCTCCGCCCGGACGGTGA
- a CDS encoding sugar phosphate isomerase/epimerase family protein — MKFAFSTLGVPGMTVPDVVRLAADSGYQGVELRAHAEEALHPGTGLRERAAAVEEFAGGGVEILGVAGYVRVAAPGDDKEIEGDLAELVFLAADLGAPFVRVFPGGGGQDPAEADAAAARRLGAAAEVAADKGVRILLETHDSHRTGADAARVLGPVGHRNVGALWDVMHTWLGGESPAASHAVLAPHLGYAQVKDIASAEDTTPLPLGAGVLPLAECVELLAPGQGWLCWEYEKRWYPQAAELPGLLTAGREHLERLAGGTAA, encoded by the coding sequence TTGAAATTCGCGTTCTCCACCCTCGGAGTGCCAGGAATGACCGTCCCGGACGTGGTGCGGCTCGCAGCGGACAGCGGCTACCAGGGGGTCGAACTGCGCGCCCACGCCGAGGAGGCGCTGCACCCCGGCACCGGACTGCGGGAACGGGCCGCGGCGGTCGAGGAGTTCGCCGGCGGCGGCGTCGAGATCCTCGGGGTGGCCGGATACGTACGGGTGGCCGCGCCCGGCGACGACAAGGAGATCGAGGGCGACCTCGCCGAGCTGGTCTTCCTCGCCGCCGACCTCGGCGCCCCGTTCGTCCGCGTCTTCCCCGGTGGTGGCGGCCAGGATCCGGCCGAGGCCGACGCCGCCGCCGCCCGCAGGCTGGGAGCGGCCGCCGAAGTCGCGGCGGACAAGGGCGTACGGATCCTCCTCGAAACCCATGACTCGCACCGCACGGGTGCCGACGCCGCCCGGGTGCTCGGACCGGTCGGCCACCGGAACGTCGGTGCGCTCTGGGACGTGATGCACACCTGGCTGGGCGGCGAGTCCCCGGCGGCCAGCCATGCCGTCCTCGCGCCGCACCTCGGCTACGCACAGGTCAAGGACATCGCGTCGGCCGAGGACACCACCCCGCTGCCGCTCGGCGCCGGGGTGCTGCCGCTCGCCGAGTGCGTGGAGTTGCTCGCCCCGGGCCAGGGGTGGCTCTGCTGGGAGTACGAGAAGCGCTGGTATCCGCAGGCGGCCGAGCTGCCAGGCCTGCTGACGGCGGGTCGGGAGCATCTGGAACGGCTGGCGGGCGGGACCGCGGCCTGA
- a CDS encoding glycoside hydrolase family 3 protein, with translation MQYRTSRRSLLTATAVAVAAAATGATGATAHADPRRPDPHRPGPGPSGHDRQLKQLIGRMSIEEKVGQLFVMRVYGHSATAPDQADIDANLKEIGVRTAAELIAKYHVGGIIYFSWAHNTRDPHQIAALSNGIQRAGLAQRTPVPLLIATDQEHGIVCRVGYPAALFPGAMALGAGRSRDDVRTVGRISGAELRAIGIRQDYSTDADVNVNPANPVIGVRSFGSEPAAVARLVAAEVQGYQSSQVAATAKHFPGHGDTAVDSHTGIPVITHTRAQWESIDAPPFKAAVAAGIDAIMTAHIQFPALDPSNDPATLSQPILTGILRQELGYDGVVVTDSLGMQGVRDKYGDDRVPVLALKAGVDQLLNPPDLDTAWHAVLNAVKSGELTEERLDESILRILRLKDRRALFSSPYVAEVRIDKTVGIPSHLATADRIAERTTTLLVNQDRLLPLSRRSARSLLIVGPDPASPSGTTGPPTTVLGKELTGLGFTTTVLPTGSAPTAALIADAVAAAAGKSAVIVGTYDVAVGDAQSKLVAALVATKVPVVQIAIRNPYDIAQLSGVRAALATYSWTDVELRAAARVIAGRVSPRGVLPVPVQRADDPTKVLYPVGHGLTY, from the coding sequence GTGCAGTACCGCACCTCCAGACGCTCTCTGCTCACCGCCACCGCCGTCGCGGTCGCCGCAGCAGCCACGGGCGCCACCGGCGCCACAGCACACGCCGATCCCCGCCGCCCCGATCCCCACCGCCCCGGTCCTGGCCCCAGCGGTCACGACCGGCAGCTCAAGCAGCTCATCGGCCGCATGAGCATCGAGGAGAAGGTCGGCCAGCTCTTCGTGATGCGGGTGTACGGACACTCCGCCACCGCGCCCGACCAGGCCGACATCGACGCCAACCTGAAAGAGATCGGCGTCCGCACCGCCGCCGAGCTGATCGCGAAGTACCACGTCGGCGGCATCATCTACTTCAGCTGGGCGCACAACACCCGCGACCCGCACCAGATCGCCGCCCTCTCCAACGGCATCCAGCGCGCCGGTCTCGCCCAGCGCACCCCCGTACCGCTGCTGATCGCCACCGACCAGGAGCACGGCATCGTCTGCCGGGTGGGCTACCCGGCCGCTCTCTTCCCGGGCGCGATGGCGCTCGGCGCCGGGCGCTCGCGCGATGACGTCCGTACGGTCGGCCGGATCTCCGGGGCCGAGCTGCGGGCGATCGGCATCCGGCAGGACTACTCGACGGACGCCGACGTCAACGTCAACCCCGCCAACCCGGTCATCGGCGTCCGCTCCTTCGGCTCCGAACCGGCCGCCGTGGCCCGGCTGGTCGCCGCAGAGGTGCAGGGGTACCAGAGCTCGCAGGTCGCCGCCACCGCCAAGCACTTCCCCGGCCACGGCGACACGGCGGTCGACAGCCACACCGGGATCCCGGTCATCACCCACACCCGCGCACAGTGGGAGAGCATCGACGCCCCGCCCTTCAAGGCCGCCGTCGCCGCCGGGATCGACGCGATCATGACGGCGCACATCCAGTTCCCCGCACTGGACCCGAGCAACGATCCGGCCACCCTGTCGCAGCCGATCCTCACCGGCATCCTCCGCCAGGAGCTGGGGTACGACGGCGTCGTCGTCACCGACTCGCTGGGTATGCAGGGCGTACGGGACAAGTACGGCGACGACCGGGTGCCGGTCCTCGCGCTCAAGGCCGGTGTCGACCAGCTGCTGAACCCGCCGGACCTCGACACCGCCTGGCACGCGGTGCTCAACGCCGTGAAGAGCGGGGAGCTCACCGAGGAGCGGCTGGACGAATCGATCCTGCGGATCCTGCGGCTCAAGGACCGGCGCGCGCTCTTCAGCAGCCCGTACGTGGCCGAGGTCCGGATCGACAAGACGGTCGGCATCCCCTCCCATCTCGCGACGGCCGACCGGATCGCCGAGCGGACCACCACCCTCCTGGTGAACCAGGACCGGCTGCTGCCGCTCTCCCGGCGCAGCGCCCGGAGCCTGCTGATCGTCGGCCCGGACCCGGCGTCGCCCTCGGGGACGACGGGCCCGCCGACAACCGTGCTCGGCAAGGAGCTGACCGGTCTCGGCTTCACCACCACGGTGCTCCCGACCGGCAGCGCACCCACCGCCGCCCTGATCGCCGACGCGGTGGCCGCGGCGGCGGGCAAGAGCGCCGTGATCGTCGGGACCTACGACGTGGCCGTGGGCGACGCGCAGTCCAAGCTGGTGGCGGCGCTGGTCGCCACCAAGGTCCCGGTGGTGCAGATCGCGATCCGCAATCCGTACGACATCGCGCAGCTCTCCGGAGTCCGGGCCGCGCTCGCCACCTACAGCTGGACGGACGTCGAACTCCGGGCGGCGGCACGGGTGATCGCCGGCCGGGTCTCGCCGCGCGGTGTGCTGCCGGTCCCTGTCCAGCGCGCGGACGATCCCACGAAGGTGCTGTATCCGGTGGGGCACGGCCTGACGTACTGA
- a CDS encoding S28 family serine protease, with protein MRKSLRWLLAFVVLIGTLSAAGASAGAATAAGPDTTDIKARILAIPGMSLIDEKPYPGYRFFVLQYTQPIDHRHPSDGTFNQRFTLLHKDTSRPTVFYTGGYNVSTTPSRTEPTRIVDGNQVSLEYRYFTPSRPQPADWSKLDIWQAASDQHRLFTALKKIYTRNWLTTGGSKGGMTATYYERYYPKDMDGVVAYVAPDDVVNNEDSAYDRFLSTVGTKECRDRLEGVQREALIRRGPLEKTYAQYAKDNGYTFSTVGSLDKAYEAVVLDYIWGFWQYSLLSDCDTVPADAPHATDQEIWDSVDTISGFSFYTDQGLDAYTPYYYQAGTQLGSPDIKQPWLGKLSRYGYQPPRHFVPSSIPMRFQPGVMADVDNWVKHHADHMLYVYGQNDPWGAERFSVGKHPHDSYVFTAPGMNHGANVDGLAPAERAKATARILAWAGVAPAAVQADPLRAKPLAPYDATLDRKSMEREPSLRP; from the coding sequence ATGCGCAAGTCGCTCAGATGGCTGCTCGCGTTCGTGGTGCTCATAGGCACCTTGAGTGCGGCGGGGGCATCAGCCGGTGCGGCCACCGCCGCGGGACCGGACACCACGGACATCAAGGCCCGGATCCTCGCGATTCCCGGCATGAGCCTCATCGATGAGAAGCCCTACCCGGGCTACCGCTTCTTCGTTCTCCAGTACACCCAGCCCATCGACCACCGGCACCCGTCGGACGGCACCTTCAACCAGCGCTTCACGCTGCTGCACAAGGACACCAGCCGGCCGACCGTGTTCTACACCGGCGGGTACAACGTCTCCACCACGCCCAGCCGCACCGAGCCGACCCGGATCGTCGACGGCAACCAGGTGTCACTGGAGTACCGCTACTTCACGCCGTCCAGGCCGCAGCCCGCCGACTGGTCCAAGCTGGACATCTGGCAGGCCGCCAGCGACCAGCACCGGCTGTTCACGGCGCTCAAGAAGATCTACACCCGGAACTGGCTGACCACCGGTGGTTCCAAGGGCGGCATGACAGCCACCTACTACGAGCGCTACTACCCGAAGGACATGGACGGGGTCGTGGCGTACGTCGCGCCCGACGATGTCGTCAACAACGAGGACTCGGCGTACGACCGGTTCCTCAGCACCGTCGGCACCAAGGAGTGCCGCGACCGGCTGGAGGGCGTCCAGCGCGAGGCGCTCATCCGGCGCGGGCCGCTGGAGAAGACGTACGCCCAGTACGCCAAGGACAACGGCTACACCTTCAGCACCGTCGGGTCACTCGACAAGGCGTACGAGGCCGTGGTGCTCGACTACATCTGGGGCTTCTGGCAGTACAGCCTGCTCTCCGACTGCGACACCGTCCCCGCCGACGCCCCGCACGCCACCGACCAGGAGATCTGGGACTCCGTCGACACGATCTCCGGGTTCTCCTTCTACACCGACCAGGGACTCGACGCGTACACGCCGTACTACTACCAGGCGGGTACCCAGCTCGGCTCGCCGGACATCAAGCAGCCCTGGCTCGGCAAGCTGAGCCGCTACGGCTACCAGCCGCCGCGGCACTTCGTACCCAGCTCCATCCCGATGCGCTTCCAGCCCGGTGTGATGGCCGACGTGGACAACTGGGTGAAGCACCACGCCGACCACATGCTGTACGTGTACGGGCAGAACGACCCCTGGGGCGCCGAGCGCTTCAGCGTCGGGAAGCACCCGCACGACAGCTACGTCTTCACCGCGCCCGGGATGAACCACGGCGCGAACGTCGACGGCCTCGCCCCCGCCGAGAGGGCGAAGGCAACCGCGCGCATCCTGGCCTGGGCCGGGGTGGCCCCGGCAGCGGTGCAGGCCGACCCGCTGCGGGCCAAGCCGCTCGCCCCGTACGACGCGACACTCGACCGCAAGAGCATGGAGCGCGAACCGTCCCTGCGTCCGTGA
- a CDS encoding ABC transporter ATP-binding protein, whose amino-acid sequence MVGYAWRYRRNVLLALGSSLAGMAVMALVPLVTKVIIDDVIGNGTRSLAVWTGLLIGAAVVVYVLTYVRRYYGGRLALDVQHDLRTEMYGTIMKLDGRRQDELSTGQVIGRATSDLQLIQGLLFMLPMTLGNVLLFVISLVIMAWLSPLLTLIAVAVAPALWIIAKRSRTRLFPATWYAQGQAAAVAGVVDGAVTGVRVVKGFGQEDQETGKIRTVSRRLFAGRLRTIKLNSRYTPALQAVPALGQVAMLALGGWLATRGEITLGTFVAFSSYLAQLVGPVRMLAMVLTVGQQARAGVERVLELIDTEPSIEDGTKTLPADAEATVEFDGVSFGYTDDRPVLDGFSLTIAPGETVAVVGSSGSGKSTVSLLLPRFYDVSQGAVLIGGHDVRELTLESLRSAIGLVPEDSFLFSDTVRANIAYGFPDATDEQIRTAARAAQADRFIAELPAGYDTTVGEHGLTLSGGQRQRVALARAILTDPRLLLLDDATSAVDARVEHEIHEALRGVMAGRTTLLIAHRRSTLNLADRIAVIDGGRLADVGTHAELEERSALYRRLLTDPDELGGVSPGHTGPVADEPEDTSVRAELDAEFDVERGITPPLWVRNETPGTGTDAAPAPGGMPATPELLAQVAALPPATDTPDVDEAHAVAAETSYGLRRLLRGFGPVLLISLFLVAVDAGMGLLLPVLIRHGIDQGVTKLATGAVWTAAGLGLVTVAVQWLAQTGETRMTGRTGERVLYTLRLKIFAQLQRLGLDYYERELTGRIMTRMTTDVDALSTFLQTGLVTAFVSVVTFFGILVVLFVIDVQLALVVFVTLPFLAVATYVFRKKSVQAYELARERISVVNADLQESVSGLRIVQAFRRESTGAGRFAGRSDHYRQARVRGQWLISVYFPFVQLLSSVAAAAVLIVGSHRIEAGTLTTGALVAYLLYIDLFFAPVQQLSQVFDGYQQATVSLKRIQELLTEPTSTEASTVPLDVTALRGDIAFEGVSFAYGAADGTDGADVAEAALSGIDLRIPAGQTVAFVGETGAGKSTLVKLVARFYDPTAGRVTADGTDLRDMDMTAYRHRLGVVPQEAYLFAGTVRDAIAYGRADATDAEVEAAARAVGAHHMIATLEGGYLHEVAERGRNLSAGQRQLIALARAELVDPDILLLDEATAALDLASEAQVNQATDRIAGRRTTLVVAHRLTTAARADRVVVMDHGRVVEDGTHEELLALDGSYARLWRTFVGEPAEVVA is encoded by the coding sequence ATCGTCGGGTACGCCTGGCGGTACCGGCGCAATGTGCTGCTGGCCCTCGGGTCGTCGCTCGCCGGGATGGCCGTCATGGCGCTCGTCCCGCTGGTCACCAAGGTGATCATCGATGACGTCATCGGCAACGGCACCCGGTCCCTCGCCGTCTGGACGGGGCTGCTGATCGGCGCCGCCGTCGTCGTCTACGTCCTCACCTACGTCAGGCGCTACTACGGCGGACGCCTCGCGCTCGACGTCCAGCACGACCTCCGTACCGAGATGTACGGAACGATCATGAAGCTGGACGGGCGCCGGCAGGACGAGCTGTCCACCGGGCAGGTCATCGGCCGCGCCACCAGCGACCTCCAGCTCATCCAGGGTCTGCTCTTCATGCTGCCGATGACCCTCGGCAACGTGCTGCTGTTCGTGATCTCGCTGGTCATCATGGCCTGGCTCTCCCCGCTGCTCACGCTGATCGCCGTGGCCGTGGCGCCCGCCCTGTGGATCATCGCCAAACGCAGCAGGACCCGGCTCTTCCCCGCCACCTGGTACGCCCAGGGGCAGGCCGCCGCCGTCGCCGGCGTCGTCGACGGAGCCGTCACCGGGGTCCGCGTGGTGAAGGGGTTCGGCCAGGAGGACCAGGAGACCGGCAAGATCCGCACGGTCAGCCGCAGGCTCTTCGCCGGGCGGCTGCGCACCATCAAGCTGAACTCCCGCTACACCCCGGCCCTCCAGGCCGTCCCCGCCCTCGGGCAGGTCGCGATGCTGGCGCTCGGCGGCTGGCTGGCCACCCGCGGCGAGATCACCCTCGGGACGTTCGTCGCCTTCTCCTCCTACCTGGCGCAGCTCGTCGGCCCGGTCCGGATGCTCGCCATGGTGCTCACCGTCGGCCAGCAGGCCCGCGCGGGTGTCGAGCGCGTCCTTGAGCTGATCGACACCGAGCCGTCCATCGAGGACGGTACGAAGACGCTCCCGGCGGACGCCGAGGCCACCGTCGAGTTCGACGGCGTCTCCTTCGGGTACACCGACGACCGGCCCGTGCTCGACGGCTTCTCCCTGACCATCGCGCCGGGCGAGACCGTCGCCGTCGTCGGCTCGTCCGGCAGCGGCAAGTCCACCGTCTCGCTGCTCCTGCCGCGCTTCTACGACGTCTCGCAGGGCGCGGTCCTCATCGGCGGCCACGACGTACGCGAACTGACCCTGGAGTCGCTGCGGTCCGCCATCGGCCTCGTGCCCGAGGACAGCTTCCTGTTCTCCGACACCGTCCGCGCCAACATCGCCTACGGCTTCCCCGACGCCACCGACGAGCAGATCCGCACTGCCGCGCGCGCCGCCCAGGCCGACCGCTTCATCGCCGAGCTGCCCGCCGGATACGACACCACCGTCGGCGAGCACGGCCTCACCCTCTCCGGCGGCCAGCGCCAGCGCGTCGCGCTCGCCCGCGCCATCCTCACCGACCCCAGGCTGCTCCTCCTGGACGACGCCACATCCGCCGTGGACGCCCGCGTCGAGCACGAGATCCACGAGGCGCTGCGCGGGGTGATGGCGGGCCGGACCACCCTGCTCATCGCGCACCGCCGCTCCACCCTCAACCTCGCCGACCGGATCGCGGTCATCGATGGGGGCCGGCTCGCCGACGTCGGCACGCACGCGGAGCTGGAGGAGCGCTCGGCGCTCTACCGGCGGCTGCTCACCGACCCGGACGAGCTGGGCGGTGTCTCGCCCGGCCACACCGGGCCCGTGGCGGACGAGCCGGAGGACACCTCCGTACGCGCGGAGCTGGACGCCGAGTTCGACGTCGAGCGGGGCATCACCCCGCCGCTCTGGGTACGCAACGAGACCCCCGGCACCGGCACGGACGCCGCCCCCGCCCCCGGCGGGATGCCCGCGACGCCCGAACTCCTCGCCCAGGTAGCCGCGTTGCCGCCCGCCACGGACACCCCGGACGTGGACGAGGCGCACGCCGTCGCCGCCGAGACCTCGTACGGGCTGCGCCGGCTGCTGCGCGGCTTCGGGCCCGTCCTGCTCATCAGCCTGTTCCTGGTCGCGGTCGACGCGGGCATGGGGCTGCTGCTGCCCGTACTGATCCGGCACGGCATCGACCAGGGCGTCACCAAGCTCGCCACCGGCGCGGTGTGGACGGCGGCCGGGCTCGGCCTGGTCACCGTGGCCGTCCAGTGGCTGGCGCAGACCGGGGAGACCCGGATGACCGGACGCACCGGCGAGCGGGTCCTCTACACGCTGCGCCTCAAGATCTTCGCGCAGCTCCAGCGGCTCGGCCTCGACTACTACGAGCGTGAGCTGACCGGCCGGATCATGACCCGGATGACCACGGACGTGGACGCGCTCTCCACCTTCCTGCAGACCGGTCTGGTCACCGCGTTCGTCTCGGTCGTCACCTTCTTCGGCATCCTCGTGGTGCTGTTCGTGATCGATGTCCAGCTGGCCCTTGTCGTCTTCGTGACGCTGCCGTTCCTGGCCGTCGCCACGTACGTCTTCCGCAAGAAGAGCGTCCAGGCGTACGAGCTGGCGCGCGAGCGGATCTCCGTCGTCAACGCCGACCTCCAGGAGTCCGTCTCCGGGCTGCGGATCGTGCAGGCGTTCCGCCGCGAGTCCACCGGCGCGGGCCGCTTCGCCGGCCGCAGCGACCACTACCGGCAGGCGCGGGTGCGCGGCCAGTGGCTGATCTCCGTCTACTTCCCGTTCGTGCAGCTGCTGTCGTCGGTGGCCGCGGCCGCCGTGCTGATCGTCGGTTCGCACCGGATCGAGGCCGGCACCCTCACCACGGGCGCCCTGGTCGCGTACCTCCTGTACATCGACTTGTTCTTCGCCCCCGTGCAGCAGCTGTCCCAGGTCTTCGACGGCTACCAGCAGGCCACCGTCTCGCTCAAGCGCATCCAGGAGCTGCTCACCGAGCCCACGTCGACCGAGGCGAGCACGGTGCCGCTGGATGTCACCGCGCTGCGCGGCGACATCGCCTTCGAGGGCGTCTCGTTCGCGTACGGGGCGGCCGACGGGACCGATGGAGCCGATGTGGCCGAGGCGGCGCTGAGCGGCATCGATCTGCGGATCCCGGCCGGGCAGACGGTCGCCTTCGTCGGGGAGACAGGCGCGGGCAAGTCCACGCTGGTCAAGCTGGTCGCACGGTTCTACGACCCGACAGCCGGCCGGGTCACCGCCGACGGCACCGATCTGCGGGACATGGACATGACGGCCTACCGCCACCGGCTCGGGGTCGTCCCGCAGGAGGCGTACCTCTTCGCGGGTACGGTCCGCGACGCCATCGCGTACGGGCGGGCGGACGCGACCGACGCCGAGGTCGAGGCGGCGGCGCGGGCGGTCGGCGCACACCACATGATCGCGACCCTGGAGGGCGGCTACCTCCACGAGGTGGCCGAGCGCGGCCGCAACCTCTCGGCGGGTCAGCGCCAGCTGATCGCGCTGGCCCGCGCCGAACTGGTCGACCCGGACATCCTGCTGCTCGACGAGGCGACGGCCGCGCTCGACCTGGCGTCCGAGGCCCAGGTCAACCAGGCCACGGACCGGATCGCCGGCCGGCGGACCACGCTGGTGGTCGCCCACCGGCTGACCACCGCGGCACGGGCGGACCGGGTGGTGGTGATGGACCACGGCCGGGTGGTCGAGGACGGCACGCACGAGGAGCTGCTGGCCCTGGACGGCAGCTACGCACGGCTGTGGCGGACCTTCGTCGGGGAGCCCGCGGAGGTGGTGGCGTAG